A stretch of Clostridia bacterium DNA encodes these proteins:
- a CDS encoding D-alanine--D-alanine ligase, with translation MKKIAVLMGGTSTESKISLKSGKAVAEALLSKGYDVLSLDTSETSWFTKLDSFGPDVVFIALHGKGGEDGTMQGYLETKGYVHTGTNVLGSAVAMNKITSQHILSKAGLPIPQYFVIDIEAYKKQGTQHSIQSLKEAIGYPMVVKAPSQGSSIGIYFVENDEELIQGLEAAFQLEDQLLVESLIEGMEITVSVVGNENPFPMNTLEITTTTGCYDYETKYTPGMSQHIIPARLPESVRLHCRQVSREAYKALGLRGFGRVDLMLDKDNNPYILEANTIPGMTETSLIPDAARYLGIDFVTLVELICEMALGNDFPEKYKDITKW, from the coding sequence ATGAAAAAAATTGCAGTACTGATGGGCGGTACATCCACTGAAAGTAAAATCTCTCTCAAATCAGGAAAGGCTGTTGCGGAGGCTTTGCTAAGCAAGGGATATGACGTACTTTCACTAGATACATCTGAGACATCTTGGTTTACTAAGCTAGATAGTTTTGGCCCTGATGTAGTTTTTATTGCACTACATGGCAAAGGTGGCGAAGATGGTACTATGCAAGGCTACCTTGAAACCAAAGGCTATGTCCATACTGGAACAAATGTCTTGGGAAGTGCTGTTGCTATGAATAAAATAACCTCACAGCATATCCTGTCAAAAGCGGGGCTACCAATACCTCAATATTTTGTGATCGATATAGAAGCATATAAAAAGCAAGGGACTCAACACTCTATTCAATCCCTAAAGGAAGCTATTGGGTATCCGATGGTCGTTAAAGCGCCTTCCCAGGGCTCTTCGATTGGAATATATTTTGTTGAGAACGATGAAGAACTAATACAAGGGTTAGAAGCTGCCTTCCAATTAGAAGACCAATTGTTGGTGGAGTCTTTGATAGAGGGAATGGAGATTACGGTATCTGTTGTCGGCAATGAAAATCCGTTTCCTATGAATACATTGGAAATTACAACAACTACTGGATGCTACGACTATGAGACAAAGTATACACCTGGTATGAGTCAACATATTATTCCAGCTAGACTTCCAGAGTCGGTTAGACTACATTGCCGTCAAGTTTCCCGCGAGGCGTATAAGGCTTTAGGGTTACGTGGCTTTGGTAGGGTTGACTTAATGCTGGATAAGGACAATAATCCTTATATTCTAGAAGCGAACACCATCCCTGGCATGACTGAGACAAGTCTGATACCGGACGCAGCACGATACCTTGGAATAGATTTTGTAACGCTGGTGGAACTGATATGCGAAATGGCATTGGGAAATGATTTTCCCGAGAAGTATAAGGACATAACGAAGTGGTAA
- the lexA gene encoding transcriptional repressor LexA: MTDLTKRQEQIYHMIKRYVSEKGYPPTVREIAKAVGLHSISTVHTHLKNMEALGYIRRNHAMSRAIELVEMDDSISVAPELLADVQMVNVPLLGRVTAGIPIEAIENIQETYPLPLSLIGSRDAYILEVVGESMIEAGINDGDLAIIEKKNTANNGEIVVAMLPDNEATIKRFYRENKRFRLQPENHTMEPIFADKVDILGKVIGIYRNIS, translated from the coding sequence ATGACTGATTTAACCAAGCGCCAAGAACAAATTTATCATATGATCAAAAGATACGTTTCAGAAAAAGGGTATCCGCCCACTGTACGCGAAATTGCTAAAGCAGTTGGACTACATTCCATTTCCACTGTACATACACATTTAAAAAATATGGAGGCTTTGGGTTATATCAGACGCAATCATGCTATGTCAAGAGCGATTGAGCTTGTAGAAATGGATGATTCCATTTCTGTTGCTCCTGAACTATTAGCAGATGTTCAAATGGTCAATGTTCCTCTTTTAGGTAGAGTAACCGCTGGTATTCCCATTGAAGCCATCGAGAATATCCAGGAAACGTATCCCCTTCCTCTATCTTTGATTGGCAGCAGAGATGCTTACATCTTGGAAGTTGTTGGGGAATCCATGATTGAAGCAGGAATTAATGATGGTGATTTAGCAATTATTGAAAAGAAAAACACGGCCAATAATGGTGAAATCGTGGTTGCCATGCTACCAGACAATGAAGCAACTATTAAAAGATTTTACCGAGAAAATAAACGTTTCAGATTGCAACCAGAAAACCACACTATGGAACCCATATTTGCGGATAAGGTGGATATACTCGGTAAAGTGATTGGGATTTACCGAAATATTTCCTAA
- a CDS encoding LysM peptidoglycan-binding domain-containing protein yields MFWNKRKKAKRRRIVIRISKAAFVVRVLSMIIALQLILIPTAYAINRVAKTDKILSNNELASIEATSYSTILVQKGDTLWDLVEENYSGTKDIREIIYFVKESNGIDSTIYPGQTLNIPIE; encoded by the coding sequence ATGTTTTGGAATAAGAGAAAGAAAGCAAAGAGAAGAAGAATTGTAATTCGGATAAGCAAGGCAGCTTTTGTAGTTCGTGTTTTGAGCATGATAATTGCTTTACAGCTGATTTTGATACCAACAGCGTATGCAATTAATCGAGTGGCCAAGACTGATAAGATACTATCCAATAATGAGCTAGCTTCTATAGAAGCTACTTCCTATAGTACAATACTAGTCCAAAAAGGCGATACGCTATGGGATCTTGTTGAGGAAAACTATTCTGGTACCAAGGATATACGCGAAATAATTTATTTTGTAAAAGAGTCTAACGGCATTGATTCTACCATATATCCTGGGCAGACTTTAAATATCCCAATTGAGTGA
- a CDS encoding PrsW family intramembrane metalloprotease, whose product MNLMIAIAPAILVLYYIYQKDILAKEPPGTLLKLFIWGAFLVIPASILENSWYINPTGTDVIDYFMLSFFNVALIEEGLKYLVFIVFIWKGEKEFDEFFDGIVYAIFISLGFATIENIFYVTTFGTSTGIIRAITAIPLHAVCAVISGSYLSRAKFLNHASVNLVKAFIYPILLHGLYNFILFLNNPVMSTIVFPLLVISYYRLGLKNIKMLSGK is encoded by the coding sequence ATGAATTTAATGATTGCCATTGCCCCGGCTATATTGGTCTTGTATTACATCTATCAAAAGGATATCCTAGCAAAGGAACCTCCAGGCACATTATTGAAGTTGTTTATTTGGGGCGCTTTTTTGGTAATTCCTGCCAGCATCTTGGAAAATTCTTGGTATATAAATCCAACAGGTACTGATGTTATTGATTATTTTATGTTATCTTTTTTCAATGTGGCTTTGATAGAAGAAGGACTAAAATATCTAGTATTTATTGTTTTTATTTGGAAAGGCGAAAAAGAGTTTGATGAGTTTTTCGATGGGATAGTATATGCCATATTTATCTCTCTTGGATTTGCGACAATTGAAAATATTTTTTATGTAACGACTTTTGGTACATCAACAGGTATAATCAGGGCTATAACCGCAATACCTCTACATGCTGTTTGCGCTGTAATAAGTGGAAGCTATTTGAGCCGTGCTAAGTTTTTAAATCACGCATCAGTCAATTTAGTGAAAGCGTTTATTTATCCGATCCTGTTACATGGTTTATATAACTTTATACTATTTTTGAATAATCCGGTCATGTCAACCATAGTATTTCCTCTTTTGGTTATTTCTTACTACAGACTAGGATTAAAAAATATCAAAATGCTATCTGGAAAATAG
- a CDS encoding fumarate hydratase: MRSIQYNQIVQTLSKACIDANILASEDLLCAYQNAIKHDTQDIATEVLQDLFLNAEIAKKNNMPICQDTGSAVVFLELGQDIQIEGGYLMDAINEGVRKGYREGYLRKSIVSDPLKRINTGDNTPAIVHTEIVPGDTFQITVAPKGGGSENMSRLKMLTPSDGWEGFKDFLLTTVKEAGPNPCPPIIVGACLGGNFESCALEAKRTLLRPIGERHSDPEIASYEMELLAEVNKLNIGPQGFGGDTTAFDVHLSFLPCHIACMPAAVNLNCHVARHISFTL; this comes from the coding sequence ATGAGAAGCATACAGTACAATCAAATCGTGCAAACTTTATCCAAAGCTTGCATAGATGCCAACATTCTGGCATCAGAGGATTTGCTCTGCGCCTACCAAAATGCAATTAAACATGATACTCAAGATATTGCTACGGAAGTGCTGCAGGACCTTTTTTTGAATGCCGAAATAGCCAAAAAAAATAATATGCCAATTTGTCAGGATACGGGTAGTGCCGTAGTGTTTTTAGAATTAGGTCAAGATATTCAAATAGAAGGCGGCTATTTGATGGATGCTATTAATGAAGGGGTACGCAAAGGGTATCGTGAGGGGTACCTAAGAAAATCTATCGTTTCCGATCCCTTAAAACGCATAAACACTGGCGACAACACTCCAGCCATAGTTCACACAGAAATAGTACCTGGTGATACCTTTCAGATTACAGTAGCACCGAAAGGTGGTGGAAGTGAAAACATGTCTAGATTAAAAATGCTCACTCCTTCAGATGGATGGGAGGGATTTAAAGACTTTTTACTTACGACTGTAAAAGAAGCTGGTCCCAATCCATGTCCTCCGATAATTGTCGGTGCTTGTCTTGGGGGCAATTTTGAAAGTTGTGCCTTGGAAGCTAAGAGAACATTGCTTAGACCTATTGGTGAACGACATAGCGACCCGGAAATAGCATCCTATGAGATGGAATTATTGGCGGAGGTTAACAAGCTGAATATTGGCCCCCAAGGATTTGGCGGTGATACCACTGCTTTTGATGTGCATCTTTCCTTTTTACCTTGCCATATTGCCTGTATGCCCGCAGCAGTAAACTTGAACTGTCATGTCGCACGACACATCTCGTTTACTCTTTAA
- a CDS encoding ABC transporter permease — protein sequence MRFELKMATRFLQASKGQTVFILMGIAIGVSVQIFLGTLITGLQENLIDATVGNSPHITITNESSQQSEYDLLDRNDNDYRSEISFEKTDENLFEWERIVDYLDKKDKLSAVSPVLNANGSIIKGNLRSPLVVRGIKSERANMIYDFESSMKQGDYSLESNKALIGDGLAEKYALSTGDSFTLTVANGRNENFIVEGIFSLGQKAIDESWMFVDLARAQKLVDDTGYISSIEIQVFDVFEADTIASELDQQMIDVELSNWKVENKSLLSALQSQSSSSYTIQFFVLLAITLGIASVLSVSVVQKQRQIGILKAMGASAKSARNIFILQGLILGLIGSALGALMGYLLIQGFLYGTAFATGEPLFPLTIRFGQTMIILSITTIASLISAIIPANKSSRLDPVDVMKG from the coding sequence ATGCGTTTCGAATTAAAAATGGCAACACGATTTTTACAAGCCAGTAAAGGACAGACTGTGTTCATATTGATGGGCATCGCAATCGGCGTTTCAGTGCAAATATTTCTTGGTACCTTAATTACAGGTCTTCAAGAAAATTTGATTGACGCTACGGTGGGAAACTCACCACATATTACTATTACAAATGAGAGTAGCCAACAATCTGAGTATGATTTATTGGATCGGAATGATAATGATTACCGCTCAGAGATTAGTTTTGAAAAGACTGACGAAAACCTTTTTGAATGGGAACGAATAGTCGATTACTTAGATAAGAAAGACAAATTGAGTGCTGTATCTCCAGTGCTAAATGCAAATGGTTCAATAATTAAAGGGAATTTACGATCACCATTAGTTGTTCGAGGAATTAAAAGTGAACGGGCAAATATGATTTATGACTTTGAATCGAGCATGAAGCAGGGAGACTATAGCCTAGAATCCAACAAAGCTCTTATTGGTGATGGCTTAGCAGAAAAATATGCTCTTTCTACTGGAGATAGTTTTACCCTTACTGTTGCAAATGGCAGAAATGAGAATTTCATTGTTGAAGGCATTTTCAGTTTGGGTCAAAAAGCAATCGATGAATCTTGGATGTTTGTGGATTTGGCTAGAGCTCAAAAGCTTGTAGATGATACTGGCTATATTAGTTCCATTGAAATTCAAGTTTTCGACGTTTTTGAAGCAGATACCATTGCCTCAGAACTCGATCAGCAAATGATTGATGTAGAATTGTCTAATTGGAAAGTGGAGAATAAAAGCCTGCTTAGCGCCTTGCAAAGCCAAAGCAGCTCATCTTATACCATACAATTCTTTGTCTTACTCGCTATAACCCTAGGAATAGCGAGTGTGCTTTCCGTCAGCGTGGTTCAAAAGCAACGGCAAATAGGTATCCTTAAGGCTATGGGAGCATCCGCTAAAAGTGCTCGGAATATATTTATATTGCAAGGTCTAATCCTAGGCCTAATAGGTTCTGCTCTAGGAGCTTTGATGGGTTATCTTCTTATACAAGGATTTCTCTATGGGACAGCTTTTGCAACTGGTGAACCGCTATTTCCGCTCACTATTCGTTTTGGCCAGACCATGATCATTCTAAGTATTACTACCATAGCCAGCTTGATTTCGGCCATTATTCCTGCAAATAAATCGTCCAGGCTTGATCCTGTTGATGTTATGAAAGGTTAG
- a CDS encoding Fe-S-containing hydro-lyase encodes MPKEIHLTTPIKTEDISELRAGDRILLSGTIFTARDTAHKRIVASLDKNEKLPFELAGSVIYYAGPAPAPPGKPIGSIGPTTSYRMDAYAPRLIEHGLKIMIGKGLRNKEVKDAIVKHQAIYCAAWGGAGALLASRIIAATCIAYEELGPEAVYKLEVKDFPVMVVNDTKGHDAYELYGGIK; translated from the coding sequence ATGCCTAAAGAAATACATCTTACGACACCGATCAAAACAGAGGATATTTCTGAGCTTCGGGCAGGCGACCGTATTCTGTTGAGTGGAACTATATTTACAGCTAGAGATACAGCTCATAAAAGAATTGTGGCCAGCCTCGATAAAAATGAAAAACTACCTTTTGAACTTGCTGGATCAGTAATATATTATGCAGGACCTGCACCTGCTCCGCCGGGAAAACCAATCGGCTCAATTGGACCTACGACTAGCTATCGCATGGATGCATATGCACCTAGATTAATTGAACATGGTCTGAAGATTATGATCGGTAAGGGTTTGCGAAACAAAGAAGTGAAAGATGCAATTGTTAAACATCAAGCCATTTATTGCGCTGCCTGGGGCGGTGCAGGTGCCTTGCTTGCCAGTCGAATTATCGCAGCTACCTGTATTGCCTATGAAGAATTAGGGCCAGAGGCGGTATATAAACTGGAGGTTAAAGACTTTCCGGTAATGGTTGTAAATGACACCAAGGGACACGATGCATACGAACTATATGGAGGGATCAAATGA
- a CDS encoding ABC transporter ATP-binding protein has translation MSECLLKTCGIKKIYGSLIKTEVLKGIDFSLETGEFASLIGYSGSGKTTFLNILGALDKPTEGEVFFKKQSLATMDEKELAYFRNSNIGFVFQFHHLLPDFSVLENVLIPTWIRSGVADNTKKERAIELLEQVGLKDRINNNANDISGGQQQRVAIARALINNPSLILADEPTGNLDTEATEQIYELLRSLNEELNTTFLIVTHNEHIAEKSDRVIEISDGLITRDYQTSGKTKAEVWEELGSCSCKSSKE, from the coding sequence ATGTCTGAATGTTTACTAAAAACTTGTGGTATAAAAAAAATATATGGTTCTTTAATTAAGACAGAAGTATTAAAAGGAATAGATTTTTCACTTGAAACAGGAGAATTTGCCAGTCTGATAGGTTATTCTGGCAGCGGGAAAACGACTTTCCTTAATATTTTGGGTGCATTGGATAAGCCTACTGAAGGAGAGGTCTTTTTCAAAAAACAGTCTTTAGCCACGATGGATGAAAAAGAATTGGCTTATTTTCGAAACTCTAATATAGGTTTTGTTTTTCAATTTCACCATCTTCTTCCCGATTTCTCTGTTCTTGAAAATGTTCTTATACCGACTTGGATTAGAAGTGGGGTAGCAGATAATACCAAAAAAGAACGGGCCATAGAGTTGTTGGAGCAAGTGGGCTTGAAAGATAGGATTAACAACAATGCCAACGATATTTCAGGCGGCCAGCAGCAAAGAGTCGCTATTGCACGTGCCCTCATTAACAACCCATCCTTGATTTTGGCAGACGAACCTACTGGAAATCTGGATACTGAGGCAACGGAACAAATTTATGAATTATTACGTAGTCTCAATGAAGAATTGAATACTACATTCTTAATCGTGACTCATAATGAGCATATCGCTGAAAAATCGGACCGCGTAATTGAAATCAGTGATGGTTTGATCACCAGAGATTATCAGACATCCGGTAAGACAAAAGCAGAGGTATGGGAGGAACTTGGTTCTTGTTCCTGCAAGTCATCAAAAGAATAG
- a CDS encoding methionine gamma-lyase family protein yields MDLNQLKKYYDQANEAVNQWWLSYQPIYESNHAKMIKAFQEFKVTQECFSGSTGYGYSDYGRDLLDNIFAHVFEAEDALVRTQLVSGTHTLAVCLFGLLRPSERLVSFCGTPYDTLLEVIGLTGNQKGSLMEFGIHYSELPENLPLQEKVEQLPKDTKVVLIQRSRGYAWRASYSINQIQDMCRAIRLKRPDVTIMVDNCYGEFTEEREPLAAGADIIAGSLIKNPGGGLAPIGGYIAGRKDLIQDVSYRLTSPGIGREVGAVDGSTNRMLYQGFYLAPHTVGEALKSAVYTASIFSQLGYDVSPGLQDVRSGIVQAVRFNKEDELIDFCQAIQKNSPIDSHVVPLPWDMPGYDDAVIMAAGTFISGATSELSADAPIRTPYTLYVQGGLSFEYSRLAINEAVRMIVSNRNS; encoded by the coding sequence ATTGATTTAAATCAACTCAAAAAATATTATGATCAGGCCAATGAAGCTGTTAATCAATGGTGGCTGAGCTATCAACCAATTTACGAATCAAATCATGCAAAAATGATTAAAGCGTTCCAAGAATTCAAGGTGACGCAGGAATGCTTCTCTGGTAGCACAGGATATGGTTATAGCGATTATGGCCGTGATCTTTTGGATAACATCTTTGCCCATGTATTTGAAGCTGAAGACGCGCTTGTACGCACGCAGTTGGTCTCAGGAACACATACCCTAGCTGTATGTCTATTTGGTCTTTTGCGACCGTCTGAACGCCTGGTATCGTTTTGTGGTACACCATACGATACCTTATTAGAAGTCATTGGACTGACAGGGAATCAAAAGGGAAGCCTGATGGAATTTGGAATACATTATTCTGAACTTCCGGAAAATCTTCCTCTACAAGAAAAAGTAGAGCAACTTCCAAAAGATACCAAAGTTGTGTTAATTCAACGCTCTAGGGGATATGCCTGGCGGGCCTCCTACAGCATTAATCAAATTCAAGATATGTGCCGAGCCATAAGGTTAAAAAGACCGGATGTTACGATAATGGTAGATAATTGTTATGGCGAATTTACCGAAGAAAGAGAACCTCTTGCTGCAGGAGCAGATATCATCGCAGGATCTTTAATTAAAAATCCTGGTGGCGGTCTTGCACCGATTGGAGGGTATATAGCAGGGCGCAAAGACTTGATTCAAGATGTAAGTTATCGGCTAACCTCTCCAGGAATCGGTCGGGAGGTAGGGGCTGTCGATGGCAGTACAAATCGGATGCTCTATCAAGGATTTTATTTGGCTCCTCATACGGTAGGAGAAGCCCTGAAATCAGCAGTTTATACCGCCTCCATTTTTTCGCAGCTGGGGTATGACGTGTCTCCTGGCTTACAGGATGTACGTTCAGGAATTGTGCAAGCTGTTCGCTTTAATAAAGAAGATGAACTTATCGATTTCTGTCAGGCTATTCAAAAAAACTCCCCCATAGATTCTCATGTAGTACCGTTGCCATGGGATATGCCGGGCTATGATGATGCAGTTATCATGGCAGCCGGAACCTTCATTAGTGGGGCTACTAGTGAATTAAGTGCAGATGCACCCATTCGCACGCCGTACACACTTTACGTGCAGGGTGGATTAAGTTTTGAATATAGTAGATTGGCAATTAATGAGGCAGTAAGAATGATTGTTAGCAACCGAAATTCCTAA
- the mnmA gene encoding tRNA 2-thiouridine(34) synthase MnmA has translation MKEKILVAMSGGIDSSSVAYLLKQQGYDVGGVMMRLLPEDLEASSAYDSSRQDAQRVCELLNIPFHLLDLRDIFKKEVIEPFIDEYLHGRTPNPCVNCNKFLKFGELISFAKKNGYDKIVTGHYVNLEYRAEYDRTVLVKGKDTKKDQSYFMYQLSREQLEYCLFPLGDYHKDDVRVIAEKLGFDVEAKGESQEICFIPDDDYRSFVGSRTDHTIDKGSFIDTKGNIIGEHNGLPYYTVGQRKGLGIALGVPAYVTSLNCDDNTITVGFKEDLLTDSFHIKNTVFSAIDTPKEAIEATVKVRYRSNAVPCTIQYLEEGRYKVQLHSMASAITPGQSAVFYHDDVLLGGGIIE, from the coding sequence ATGAAAGAAAAAATATTGGTTGCCATGAGCGGTGGAATTGACAGCTCATCAGTAGCCTACTTGCTCAAACAACAAGGCTATGATGTAGGAGGCGTTATGATGCGTCTCTTGCCTGAAGACCTAGAGGCTAGCAGTGCCTATGATTCTTCAAGACAGGATGCGCAGAGGGTTTGTGAACTCCTAAATATTCCTTTTCACCTGTTAGACTTAAGAGATATTTTTAAAAAAGAAGTCATAGAGCCATTTATTGATGAATACCTACATGGCAGGACACCGAATCCTTGCGTAAATTGTAATAAATTTTTGAAGTTTGGAGAATTGATTTCTTTTGCTAAAAAGAATGGCTATGACAAAATCGTAACCGGTCATTATGTTAATTTAGAATACAGAGCCGAGTATGATAGAACGGTATTGGTGAAGGGAAAAGATACTAAAAAAGATCAATCCTACTTCATGTATCAACTAAGCAGAGAACAATTGGAGTATTGTCTATTTCCTCTAGGAGATTACCATAAAGATGATGTAAGAGTCATTGCAGAAAAATTAGGGTTTGATGTAGAAGCGAAGGGGGAGAGTCAGGAAATTTGTTTTATTCCGGATGATGACTATCGTTCTTTTGTTGGGAGCAGAACAGACCATACCATTGATAAAGGTTCTTTCATCGATACAAAAGGAAATATTATTGGAGAGCACAACGGATTACCATATTATACTGTAGGCCAAAGAAAGGGCCTTGGCATAGCTCTAGGTGTGCCAGCCTATGTTACTAGCCTAAATTGTGATGACAATACGATTACGGTAGGGTTTAAAGAGGATCTTTTAACAGATTCATTTCACATCAAAAATACCGTTTTTAGCGCTATTGATACCCCCAAAGAGGCAATTGAGGCCACGGTTAAGGTGCGCTACCGTAGTAATGCGGTACCATGTACAATCCAATATTTAGAAGAAGGACGCTACAAGGTGCAGCTCCATTCAATGGCTTCTGCTATTACACCAGGTCAATCCGCTGTATTTTATCATGATGATGTATTATTGGGTGGGGGAATAATTGAATAG
- a CDS encoding LrgB family protein produces the protein MITSNIITALIALAGILVTIAVYITGQKLYNRYKIDILTPNIFSIVIIVLIMLLFRIDYTFYKPATDSINFFLKPSVVILALPLHRRLPHLLQNKIPILVGIMSGVLVSSISLVGLTFLLKYDLRTIVSLLPKCITTPMGIEVSTSMGAIVPITVLSILVSGISGTVLAKTILRLGGIENPIAKGVAIGTSSHVLGTSKALEIGETEGAISGLALAIAGLVSVFYLPLVAYLLYLI, from the coding sequence ATGATCACTAGCAATATCATTACCGCCCTAATTGCTCTAGCTGGGATTTTGGTTACCATAGCAGTTTACATCACTGGTCAAAAACTCTATAACCGATATAAAATTGATATCTTGACCCCTAACATATTCAGCATCGTTATAATTGTACTAATTATGTTGCTATTTAGGATAGACTATACATTCTATAAGCCAGCAACCGACTCCATAAACTTCTTTTTAAAACCCTCGGTAGTAATATTGGCCCTTCCTCTTCATCGGCGCCTCCCTCATCTTTTGCAAAATAAAATACCTATCCTTGTAGGTATTATGAGTGGCGTGTTGGTATCGAGTATTAGCCTTGTAGGCTTAACTTTTCTTTTAAAGTATGACCTTAGAACCATAGTATCACTATTACCCAAATGCATAACCACCCCCATGGGGATTGAAGTTTCTACTTCTATGGGTGCAATTGTACCCATTACGGTTTTATCTATATTGGTAAGTGGTATATCTGGGACTGTACTTGCTAAGACCATACTAAGGTTGGGTGGTATTGAAAATCCAATTGCGAAAGGTGTCGCGATTGGAACCAGTTCACACGTTTTAGGGACATCAAAAGCTTTGGAAATTGGAGAAACAGAAGGTGCAATTTCTGGATTAGCGTTAGCAATAGCCGGCTTGGTATCGGTATTTTACTTACCACTCGTCGCATATCTGCTCTATTTGATTTAA
- a CDS encoding CidA/LrgA family protein, translating to MKITLQFALILIIWQIGEWISNTFNLIIPGSILGMLLLLFLLESKIIKEENIRAAGDLFLKVLPFFFVPSGVAILAYTDLVKDIWVSMTLILVLSMALVMLVTGKTTQKLIDMRGDKDDH from the coding sequence ATGAAAATTACTTTACAATTCGCACTTATCCTGATTATATGGCAAATTGGTGAATGGATTTCCAATACCTTTAATCTAATCATACCTGGCTCAATATTGGGTATGCTATTACTTTTGTTTTTGCTTGAGAGTAAAATCATTAAGGAAGAAAATATCAGAGCCGCTGGTGACCTTTTTCTGAAGGTTCTCCCTTTTTTCTTTGTTCCTTCCGGTGTAGCTATCCTAGCATATACTGATCTTGTTAAGGATATTTGGGTAAGCATGACTCTGATTCTGGTCCTTAGTATGGCTCTGGTTATGCTGGTAACTGGTAAAACAACGCAGAAACTTATTGATATGCGAGGTGATAAAGATGATCACTAG
- a CDS encoding efflux RND transporter periplasmic adaptor subunit, with protein MKRRYKIGLTVVILVLIAAVFWVVTGDKPQSITSKVVAQEPLRQIFSASGKIVPHKTIDIQSQISGIIKSIPVSEGQLIEEGDILVELDNTDALNALEAAELRVEIAQSSLKELETSSLSMAGETLNQAKIALNSQEELVADYEYLYSNGALDQNTLENAIARYKALSSQYNSALANYRSFQGGGALNKSAKLQIEQAKKDLLSATTTLDKYCLVSPTSGLLTNIVKEEGEVVQAGTTILTIADEPNSYVLLKVDEKSIGKIELGQTASVWPEGNPNKLVPAVVDNIGSKVDDDTGTVDVRLKLDQSDNAFIQDLTVRAEILVKSLEEAIILPAEFLYDDNPSSVLVVEGDQTVVRTIRIEQVDLTNYLVLEGLELGDEIVLPNESNRLN; from the coding sequence ATGAAACGCAGATATAAAATTGGTTTAACGGTCGTTATCCTTGTATTAATCGCAGCGGTATTTTGGGTAGTGACTGGTGATAAGCCACAAAGTATTACTAGTAAGGTTGTTGCGCAAGAGCCACTACGACAAATATTTAGTGCTTCAGGGAAAATTGTTCCTCACAAAACTATCGATATTCAATCGCAAATATCTGGAATTATAAAAAGCATACCTGTAAGCGAGGGACAACTAATTGAAGAAGGCGATATTTTGGTTGAATTGGATAATACGGATGCCTTAAATGCATTGGAAGCGGCAGAACTTCGAGTTGAAATTGCACAAAGCTCACTAAAAGAGTTAGAAACATCAAGCTTATCTATGGCTGGAGAAACATTAAATCAAGCAAAAATTGCATTAAACAGTCAAGAAGAATTAGTTGCAGATTATGAATATCTCTATTCGAATGGTGCTTTGGACCAAAATACCTTGGAAAATGCCATAGCAAGATACAAAGCACTCTCATCTCAATACAATAGTGCATTAGCCAATTACAGATCTTTTCAAGGTGGCGGTGCTCTAAATAAATCTGCAAAACTACAGATAGAACAAGCGAAAAAAGATTTACTTTCTGCTACTACAACTTTAGATAAATATTGTCTAGTTAGCCCTACAAGTGGACTTCTAACAAATATTGTCAAAGAAGAAGGCGAAGTGGTACAGGCTGGTACAACCATCCTAACTATTGCTGATGAACCCAACTCCTACGTATTATTAAAAGTAGATGAAAAGAGCATAGGAAAGATTGAGCTTGGTCAAACTGCCTCCGTTTGGCCAGAAGGAAACCCCAATAAACTTGTTCCTGCTGTAGTTGATAATATCGGTTCTAAGGTGGACGATGATACTGGAACGGTTGATGTTAGGCTTAAACTAGATCAATCAGATAATGCTTTCATCCAAGATCTAACAGTAAGAGCAGAAATTTTAGTAAAAAGTTTAGAAGAAGCAATTATTTTGCCTGCTGAATTTCTATATGACGATAATCCTAGTAGTGTACTGGTAGTAGAGGGGGACCAAACTGTTGTTCGTACAATTCGTATCGAACAGGTTGATTTAACCAACTATTTGGTCTTAGAAGGATTAGAATTGGGTGACGAAATTGTATTGCCCAATGAAAGCAATCGACTTAATTAG